The stretch of DNA GTTGAGACTAGGGTTTTGTTTGAGGAGAAGGGTTGGAGAACTATAGCTGGTTTCCAGACTCGTAATGCACCCCACTTGGGGCATGAGTATATTCAGAAGTCTGCCCTAGTCTTCACGGATGGTTTATTCATAAATCCCGTTATTGGGAGGAAGAAGAGTGGAGATTTTAGGGATGAAGTTATCTTAGCGGCTTATGAAGCTCTCGTTAAAAACTATTATCCTAAGGATACTGTTGTTCTGAGTATATTACGTTATGAGATGAAGTATGCAGGTCCAAGGGAGGCTATACATCATGCTATTATACGTAAAAACTTCGGTTGTACACATTTCATAGTTGGGAGAGATCATGCGGGCGTGGGAAACTATTACAAGCCGTATGAGGCGTGGGAAATATTTAAGGAGTTCCCCGATTTAGGCATAACGCCACTATTCGTCAAAGAATTCTTCTATTGTAAGAAATGTTATGGGATGGCTAATGATAAAACATGCCCCCACACCGAAGAACATAGGGTGAGATTCAGCGGAACGGAAATAAGACGTATGCTTTTAAATGGTGAAAGACCTCCACCAGAGTTTATGAGACCAGAAGTTGTTGATGTTATTTTAAAGTTTGAAAAACCTTTCGTGGAGGATTGAGTATGCGTAAAGTATTGGTTA from Candidatus Methanomethylicota archaeon encodes:
- the sat gene encoding sulfate adenylyltransferase; this encodes MVSIPHGGKLVNRVARDRKKLLEEANELPCIEIGLDNALDVENIAYGVYSPLEGFMNYGELSSVLEDMRLPSDVPWTIPIVLDVDEKAIASIREGDDVVLKYSGEPIAIMTIEEVYKFDRRLYAQRVFGTLDSNHPGVSKALGMRDFLIGGPITLIHEIPNPYEKYTLRPVETRVLFEEKGWRTIAGFQTRNAPHLGHEYIQKSALVFTDGLFINPVIGRKKSGDFRDEVILAAYEALVKNYYPKDTVVLSILRYEMKYAGPREAIHHAIIRKNFGCTHFIVGRDHAGVGNYYKPYEAWEIFKEFPDLGITPLFVKEFFYCKKCYGMANDKTCPHTEEHRVRFSGTEIRRMLLNGERPPPEFMRPEVVDVILKFEKPFVED